A window of the Glaciimonas sp. CA11.2 genome harbors these coding sequences:
- a CDS encoding phosphoglycolate phosphatase, whose amino-acid sequence MTLPSAEVTTSMRSVMLTGIKAVIIDLDGTMLDTAPDFHVAINRMRADFDLAPLPLQTISNFVGKGSENLIRRVLGADYPPAQVETHFDAALASYQHHYLAINGHYATLYPDVIAGLQSMRASGLRLACVTNKPIAFALPLMETTGLRDFFELVYGGDSFSRKKPDPMPFLEVFRQFKLAPAQVVAIGDSSNDAIAARAAGCRVLSVPYGYNHGEPIQDVDSDGIVSTLLSAAHYISS is encoded by the coding sequence ATGACTTTGCCTAGCGCCGAAGTGACGACTAGTATGCGCAGCGTCATGCTGACCGGCATTAAAGCGGTCATCATCGATTTGGACGGCACCATGCTCGATACGGCCCCGGACTTCCACGTCGCCATCAATCGCATGCGTGCTGATTTTGATCTGGCACCGCTGCCGCTGCAAACCATTAGCAACTTCGTCGGCAAAGGGTCGGAAAATCTGATCCGCCGCGTCTTAGGCGCAGATTATCCTCCAGCGCAGGTCGAAACGCATTTCGACGCAGCACTAGCCTCTTATCAACACCATTATCTGGCGATCAATGGCCATTACGCGACACTGTACCCAGATGTCATCGCAGGACTTCAATCCATGCGCGCATCGGGCTTGCGTCTGGCTTGTGTCACAAACAAACCCATTGCATTTGCGCTACCGCTAATGGAAACCACCGGATTACGCGATTTTTTTGAACTGGTCTACGGCGGCGACTCGTTTTCCAGAAAAAAACCTGACCCGATGCCGTTTCTGGAGGTTTTTCGGCAATTCAAGTTGGCGCCAGCACAAGTCGTAGCTATTGGTGACTCCTCAAATGACGCAATAGCAGCCCGCGCAGCCGGATGCCGCGTATTGAGTGTTCCGTATGGCTACAATCATGGCGAGCCTATACAAGACGTCGATTCGGATGGTATAGTATCCACGCTGCTTTCCGCGGCGCACTACATTTCCAGCTAA
- the rpe gene encoding ribulose-phosphate 3-epimerase, with translation MPNKPTYRIAPSILSADFARLGEEVRNVVSAGADMIHFDVMDNHYVPNLTIGPLVCQAIRPHVQVPIDVHLMVKPVDRIIPDFAKAGANIITFHPEASEHIDRSLQLIRDHGCKAGLVFNPATSLDYLEHVMDKLDIILIMSVNPGFGGQSFILEALRKIAIVRRLIDDSGRNIMLEVDGGIKIENIAQAAAAGADTFVAGSAIFGKPDYKTVIDAMRGELAKV, from the coding sequence ATGCCAAACAAACCAACCTACCGAATCGCCCCAAGTATTCTATCTGCCGACTTTGCCCGTCTCGGCGAAGAAGTGCGCAATGTTGTCAGCGCTGGCGCAGATATGATTCACTTTGACGTCATGGATAACCATTACGTTCCCAATCTCACCATTGGACCGCTGGTCTGCCAAGCAATTCGTCCTCATGTACAAGTACCGATTGACGTTCACCTTATGGTCAAGCCGGTGGATCGTATTATTCCGGATTTTGCCAAAGCTGGCGCAAACATCATCACATTTCATCCAGAAGCATCAGAACATATTGATCGATCCTTGCAATTGATTCGCGACCATGGCTGTAAAGCGGGCTTGGTGTTCAATCCAGCGACCTCTTTAGACTATCTTGAGCATGTCATGGACAAACTCGACATTATCCTGATTATGTCGGTCAACCCAGGCTTCGGCGGCCAGTCTTTCATTCTTGAAGCACTGCGCAAAATCGCCATAGTGCGTCGCTTGATCGACGATTCCGGCCGCAATATCATGCTAGAAGTCGACGGCGGTATCAAAATAGAAAATATCGCCCAAGCCGCCGCCGCCGGCGCAGACACTTTCGTCGCTGGTTCAGCCATCTTTGGAAAGCCTGATTACAAAACAGTGATTGATGCAATGCGTGGTGAATTGGCAAAAGTATGA